A DNA window from Impatiens glandulifera chromosome 7, dImpGla2.1, whole genome shotgun sequence contains the following coding sequences:
- the LOC124944492 gene encoding fasciclin-like arabinogalactan protein 1: MQLRQIAAVVFFIAAVQAHNITEILENSPEFSIFNRYLTATHVADEINRRETITVCVVNNAGMSNLIGKHLSINSMKNVLSFHVLLDYFDNLKLHDLANGTALTSTVFQATGSAQGASGFVNITDLKGGVVSFGTMDNGGKTDAVYVKSLKEIPYNISVIHISNVISSPDAEAPMPTTGGMNLTSVMSAHGCKIFAETLLAAIDAEKMFNENAEVGLTVFCPGDDAFKKFLPIYKKLNKDQQQSLMEYHATSVFLTMDNLKSSNGMMNTLATSGANKYDFEVKNEGNDVTLKTKVVTARITGTLIEEQPVAIYTIDKVLLPRELFKVSLAPTPAPSPEPVADSPRSPSPPSPDSPAPSPSPSTDDDQAAADSNSADRFGGGRFIFGVFGLWLFNLMI; encoded by the exons ATGCAGCTCCGGCAGATCGCCGCCGTGGTGTTCTTCATCGCCGCCGTTCAAGCGCATAATATTACGGAAATACTTGAGAACTCGCCGGAATTCTCCATCTTCAACCGTTACCTTACAGCTACTCACGTCGCCGATGAAATCAACCGAAGGGAGACGATCACGGTCTGCGTAGTGAACAACGCCGGCATGTCGAATCTAATCGGAAAACACTTATCGATCAATTCAATGAAGAACGTTCTCTCATTTCATGTTCTTTTAGATTACTTTGATAACCTAAAGCTTCACGATCTAGCGAACGGTACGGCTTTAACATCGACGGTGTTTCAAGCTACCGGTTCGGCTCAAGGAGCGTCAGGATTCGTTAACATTACGGATCTGAAAGGAGGTGTAGTATCGTTTGGAACGATGGATAATGGAGGAAAGACTGATGCGGTTTATGTCAAGAGTTTGAAGGAGATTCCGTATAATATTTCTGTTATTCATATCAGTAATGTAATCTCATCGCCTGATGCTGAAGCTCCGATGCCGACTACG GGAGGAATGAATCTTACTTCGGTTATGTCAGCTCATGGATGCAAAATCTTCGCTGAAACGTTACTAGCGGCAATAGATGCAGAGAAGATGTTCAACGAGAATGCTGAAGTCGGATTGACGGTTTTCTGTCCCGGAGATGATGCGTTTAAGAAATTCTTACCGATATATAAGAAACTAAATAAGGATCAGCAACAATCATTGATGGAATATCACGCTACGTCAGTGTTTCTCACGATGGATAATTTGAAATCTAGTAACGGAATGATGAACACGCTTGCTACGAGTGGAGCGAATAAGTATGATTTTGAGGTGAAGAATGAAGGTAATGATGTGACGTTGAAGACGAAGGTTGTGACGGCGAGGATTACTGGAACCCTAATTGAAGAACAGCCGGTTGCGATTTATACGATTGATAAAGTTTTGTTGCCAAGGGAGTTGTTTAAAGTTAGTTTGGCGCCTACTCCGGCGCCGTCGCCGGAACCTGTGGCGGATTCGCCGAGATCTCCGTCGCCTCCATCGCCGGATTCTCCGGCGCCGTCGCCGTCGCCGTCGACGGACGATGATCAGGCGGCAGCTGATAGTAACTCAGCCGATAGGTTTGGTGGGGGAAGATTTATTTTTGGGGTTTTTGGTTTGTGGTTGttcaatttaatgatttaa
- the LOC124944493 gene encoding protein TIC 20-v, chloroplastic-like → MAISNLLSPSKPLIFYSSFSSKISISKPSKPKTLNLITVKSKGSDSADLPDRLISGVCYFYPFFDGIQYGKYVITQFSPIETLIQPLVPAIRVFKSFPFNGFLVFLTLYFVVVRNPKFSRYVRFNTMQAIVLDVLLIFPDLLERTFNPKDGLGLDLMMSLDSTVFLFLLVCLIYGSSVCAFGQVPRLPIVAEAADRQVM, encoded by the coding sequence ATGGCCATTTCCAATCTTCTCTCCCCTTCAAAACCTCTTATCTTCTATTCATCTTTCTCCTCCAAGATTTCCATCTCAAAACCATCAAAACccaaaaccctaaatctaatAACCGTCAAATCCAAAGGCAGCGACTCCGCCGACCTACCAGACCGTCTAATCTCCGGCGTCTGTTACTTCTACCCTTTCTTTGACGGAATCCAGTATGGAAAATACGTCATAACCCAATTCTCACCTATTGAAACCTTAATCCAACCACTGGTGCCTGCAATTAGGGTGTTCAAGAGTTTCCCCTTTAAtgggtttttggtttttctGACTCTATACTTTGTGGTGGTGAGGAACCCTAAATTCAGCAGGTATGTTAGATTCAATACTATGCAGGCTATTGTTCTTGATGTGTTGTTGATATTTCCGGATCTTTTGGAGAGGACGTTTAATCCGAAAGATGGGTTGGGATTGgatttgatgatgagtttggatAGTACTGTGTTTTTGTTCTTGttggtttgtttgatttatggGTCGTCTGTTTGTGCTTTTGGTCAAGTTCCTAGATTACCTATTGTTGCTGAAGCTGCTGATCGACAAGTTATGTGA